One Candidatus Woesearchaeota archaeon genomic window, TAATCTTTTTTGGGATAAAGTTCTTCTGCAAGATATTTTATTGGAATTGATTCTTGTCCACCTTCTGTCATTAACAAACCAATCTTTGTAAGTATTGCCCTTTGTACAGGGGTGAGGCTGTCCCAGGGGTCTGCGTTGAATTTTTGATAATACTGACCCTGGGGAACCTGCCCTTGTTGGGGAGTTTTGGTTGAGTTTTGGGTTTCTTGTACTTGCTTTATTCTTGTTATTTGGTGAATATTCTCTTTTGGTTCTGATTCTATTATTCCTAGTTTTTGCTCTATTGCTTCTAATCTGTCTATAATTTGGTAATTAATCTCTTTTTGATATGCTGAGTCTTCAATTATTTGTTTTTGGCTCTTTGATAGGACGGACATGTCTTGTTTTATTCTTGAGAAAGAGCTCTTTAGACTTGATTCTATTGGCTGCATATAAGCATTCAATTTCTTTGCTAGATCTTCCTCTTTTCTTTTGAAAAACCAAAAACTCATTTAAATCGGTAAAAGTAGGGCTTATATTTAAATCTTTCTGAGACGTGATAGACGTGAGTGACACGTGAGTGACGCGTCATAGACGTGAGTGACGCGTTAATCACGCCTCGTTTTGAAAGAGTTTTAGAGTATGTAGCTAATTTATAGCCGTTTTTAGGCTATTTTAAGGGTTTTTTAAGGATTTTAGTCAAAAGTGAGGATTTGGGGGTGGAGATAGGGTAAAAATAGGTCATTTTTTGGTAAAATTAAGGGTTTTTGGCTAAAGTGAGGGTTCATTTTAGTGCATTTTACAAGCCAAAAAGAGATAAAATGAGGATTTTTTAGTGTTTTTTGGTAAAAATGGGCAAAAGTGAGGGTTCTAAAAGGGTTAAGATAGCAGAAATAAGTAAAAAGTAAGTTAAAATAGGCATTTTTAGGGCAAAGTGAGGGTATGTTCGTTGAAAGATTGATATTTTTGGAATACTTTGAGAGTTTTAGTAAAAAAAAGAACAGATTTCTACTGCAAAAATAAAAATCTAGCAAAAGTGAGAGTTTAACCTAAAAATAGGGGTTCTATAAACGGTTTTATTAACAGATCTAAAGAGAGAGTTCTTTTAAGGATTTGAAGGCTTTAATTAACTCAGTTTAGGTTATTCCGTCTTTTAAATTAGTTTTATAGATTATTTCGTTTTAAAATATTAAACAACTTAAATTAAACTTTGAGAAGATCTAAATATCTATTAAGTTATAGGGCGGAAAACCCTTGTAAAACATATTTAAAGGGTTTTTTGACTTTCTAAAGAAGTTACTTCAGAACTAGAAGTTTGCATTGTATCTAGGGTTTTTTGTTCAGGATCTAAGTTGTAATACAGGTTTATTAGTTTATCTTTGATATTTAGCTTTTTAAAGCTGTCCTGAATGGCTATTACGGCTATTTTGTTGTTTTGCTTAACTTTAGTTATTGGGGCTTTTTTTCTGAAAAGGGCAGTTATGTAGGTACGGATACAGCCTTCAGACAGGTTCATTTTGGTTGCAATTGCAGTATAAGTCGTTTTAAGCCCCTCTTCTTCTAATTGATAGATTGTTAGGAATGTTAAAAATTCCTTTTTAGTTAGGGATTTGAAAATTGTATTGACTTCTGACTGAATGTTTAGTGAATGAATGCCTAATGAATGAATGAATGAATGAATAGACCCCCTTGTTTCCTGTGGAACTTCTTTGGATTTGATTAAAATAGGGTTATTTTCAACTAAAGGCTCATCTTTAGTCTTTATTTGTTCTCTAAGAAGCTTAAATTCATTAATAAGAGAGATTATTGCTTCTCTATCGGCTTTAATCTCTTTTTCAAGTAAAAAATTATGCTCTTTTGCCTTTTTGAAGGCGATTTTAACGTTTTCTTCGAAAGATGTGTCTAATTTATCCATATTTCTCAACGAATATTAAATGCTTTTGGGATTAAAAAAGCTTTGTGTGCATAAGTGCATAAGATGTGCATAGAGTGTGCATAGAAATTTTAATCACGTCTCAAATTTAGAAAAGATTAAAAGGAACTTAATTTTTAGAGGTAATATGAATTACAAAGAGAAAGTTATTGAAGTAATAAATGGTGTGGCTAAAAAGGAATATTTCTCTATTGAAGATGTTGAAATACCAGCTAATAAAGAGCACGGTGATTTTGCTTTACCTTGTTTCAAACTTGCTAAAGAACTGAAAAAATCCCCCATTAAGATTGCTTTGGATTTTGTTGGAGAGATTAGTAAACATGGAAAGAAAAAGATCTTTGATAAGGTTGTTGCAGTTGGTCCTTATGTTAATTTTTTTGTCCCTATGCAAAGCATGGTTGAAGAAGTTTTGACTGAAGCACAGAAAGGAGATTATGGAAGTAAAGGTATTGGTAAAAGAAAGAAAATCTTGCTGGAGCATACTTCATCTAATCCTAATGCGCCTTTGCATCTTGGTAGAGCTAGAAACTCTTTGATTGGAGATTCAATTAAAAGAATATTGAATTTTGAACAGTATGATGTTAAGACCCATTTTTTTGTAAATGATGTGGGTAAACAGATTGCTTTGCTTGTAATGGCTGTTAGAGCTAAAGAGTTGGAAAAATTAGATTTTAATAATATCCTTGAGGCTTATATTGAAATAAATAAGCAGGCTGAAGAAGATTCTCAGATCGAACAAGGGGCTTTTGAGTTGTTAAAGAGCTTTGAAGATGGAGATAAGGAAGTAATCAAACTTTTTGGTGATATAGTTAAGGTTTGTGTTGAAAACCAGAGTAAAAGTTTAGAAGAAATAGGTATAAAGTTTGATAGTTTTGATTATGAGTCGAAATTTTTGTTTAATAAGAAAACTGATGATGTGTTAAATAGGTTGAGTAAAACTAAGAAATTGTTTAAAGATAGGGAAGGCAGAAATGTATTAAATCAAGATAATGAAATTGAATTGAAAAATAGTATGAAATCTCCTGTATTAGTATTAACTAGAAAAGATGGAACGTCGTTATATCCCTTAAGAGATTTGGTTTATACTGAGGAGAAAATGAAATCTTCTGATAATAATATTTTGATATTGGGTGAAGATCAGAAACTATATTTTAAACAAATAGTAGGAGCATTAAAATTGTTAGGATATGGAGATAAAATACCGAGGGTTGTTAATTATTCTTTTATTTTATTAGATGAAGGTAAGATGGCGACTAGAAAAGGTAATGTAGTGTTGTTGGGAGAATTTAGGGAAAAGCTGCTTGAAAAAGCCAAGGAAGAGCTAAGAAAAAGATATCATAATATGGATAAAAAAAGGTTAGATGAACTTGGAAAGATGATTGGTTATGGTGCTTTGAAGTATGCTATATTAAAAGTTTCGCCTGATAAGAATGTTAATTTTAATTGGGAGCATGCATTGAGTTTTGATGGTGAGTCTGCACCGTATATTCAATATACTCATGCAAGAGCGTGTTCAATATTAAGAAAAGGTAGGTTGAATATTAAAATTGCCGATTTTAAATTGATACAGACTTCTAAAGAAAAAGGATTAGTAAAGAAAATTGGTGAATTTAAAGATATTGCTGAGAAAGCTTGTGAAGAATTAAGACCTCATATAGTTGCAGTGTATTTGTATGAACTGTCTAAGTTGTTTAATGAATTCTATAGTGAATGCCAAGTGATTAATGAAAATAAGATAATAACCAATACTAGAATGATGATTGTAAATGGTTTTAGAAATACGGTTAGAAATGGTTTGGGTTTGCTTGGAATAGATGCTCCTGATGAGATGTGACTATAAGGCGAACCCTTAGGTTCAACTGGTTGAAGCTACCTCAACAAGTTGATTGTATTAATACTATCCATCTGCTATAGACTATAAAAAATAAATTGCCTTGTAGAATTAAAATAAAAAACTAGCCAATATAATCTTTGGCTTTGTCTTGTTGAGATACTCTTGGAAGTTTTAGATGTGGTGGTAAACCAACTTCTTGTTCATAGTATAATGCTTTTATTGAACATCTACTTAAACAAGTATTAAGAATTGTTTCCATAATGTCTTTGTCAACATCTTTTTTCTTTTTCCAGTCTTCTATGAATTTTTTTACTTTTTTGGCTTCATGAGTGTATAACAAAGAACCATTTATTTTTACTAAGCCTACATTAGGTTCATAGGTAACTAAGAATTCAAATGAAACATCTGCTAGAGGTTGTTTTTCTTTTGAAATTTCTATATTGGCTTCTTTTACGTTCACTACATTGAGATTACTTTTTACATTAACTGGCTTGTTTGTGGATTCTTTCTTTTCTAAATCTATTTTGTTTATATTAAAACTTAAAATTGGCATTATTTATCACCGAAAATTAGGTTAGATGATGATTATATAAATCTTTCTTGTGTGTTTAAATGGTAAGAAAAAAAAGAAAAAAAGAAGTAATATTCTTAAAGATCTTTTGGTTGGATTGTTTTTCTTCCGTTTGCTTTAGCTCTTTCACAAGCTCTTTCTATCTTTACTTTTACAACATCTGATAATGCTTCAGCAAAGTCTCCAGCAACATTACATCCTTTTGCATGATCTTTTATTTTTGCCTTTACAACTAATAAGTCTGCCATTTTTTTCCACCTCGCATTTTTGCGTATAATAGCTTTAAACATATTTTCAGCAAGGTTATTTATATAATTTGTGTTTTTAAGACTTTTAAAGGGCTAAATACATGGTTTTACAGGGTTAAAGTGCTATAAACTTTGTTTTAGGGTTTTAAGGAGGTTAATAGAATTGAGATTTTTTAGTTAAAATAAGGTTTTTGAAGAGGTTTTTATTTTTTGTATATTTGCTAAAGTCATGAAAGAGGCATTTTAAAGCTGTATTAAGCTAGATAAGGATAAAAATTGCTTTGTTTTTGGTCTGAAAGACTTATTTTTCTTTTCAATTTGTTCTAAATATAACAAATTGTGTTCTAAAAGTAAGATTTATAAGTAAGTTTGATTTTATAGGGTTTAATGAGCGATTTTGCTTTAATGGCAAGGGAGCATATAGAAAAGCACCCTTTAATAAGAGAGTCTTTGAAAAGAGGGTTGGTAAATTATAGTTCTTTAGCTCGTGAAATCCTTGAAGAAAATGGAATTGTTGGAAAAGGTTTCAATGCTGTTAAGATGGCTTGTGTAAGATATGCAGGTGAGATTTCTGATACTAATAAGAATGTTCATGAAACTCTGAGTCAAAGTAAGATTAGTGTTAATAACAAACGATTTGTGATTCATTTAGATTTTGACTATTACAAAACAATGGATTTGCTAAAAGACTTCGAGGTTGAAATGTTTCAAGGCAAAAATCTAACTTTAGTAGGTAATATGGAAGATCTTGAAAAAATAAAGGAAAGAATTGGAATGTGGAGAATTGCAATTGAAGATTGTGTTGAGATTTGTTTTGAAAATAGTGAAGATATAGAAAATACTCCTGGTGTGCTGAGTTATTTGTATGGGTTATTTGGTGAGCATGGAATAAATATTTATGAAACTTGGAGTTGTTATACTGATACAAGAATTATTATTGATAGGAAAGATGTTGAAAGAATGGTTGGGGTGTTGAGGTGGTAAGACTAACCTTGTTTTGTGTAGAATTTAACTTTTTTTATTGCTGATTTGAAATAAGCTATTGAGTCTTGTTTTGATCTTCCTATTAGTTTTCCATATGCAATACATTTTTTTAAACCCGCTTTTCCTACATTATCTAAGAGGTTTGCATCATGGATTAATTTCTCTTCTATTGATTTTGGGTTTTTGGTGTGCCTGTAAAGTGCATGTAAATAAGATTTTGAGAGATCGAACTTTTTGGTTATTAAAAATTCATTTTGTTTTACATAATCTTTTAATCCGTGAAAATAAAGAATAAATTCTAATTTATTTTGATCTAAATTTTTCTTTGGCTTTAATTTTTTAAGATTGGATTTTATTTTAAGAATATGTAAAAAGTTATGTAATTTGTCTTTCTTTTTGTATAAAGGTTTTACAAATTTGATTAATATTTTTGAATTCATTTCTTGTTGAAAACGCTTAATATTTTATCTTTATTTTTATGTTCTAATGAATGAGCTAGAACTTCATGAATTGTTGTTACTGGTGTAATTTTAATTTTCTTTAAAAGCTCAGGTGAGAGTGAAATATCTTTTTCATTTGCTTTTGGAACTATAACTTCTTTTATTCCTGCCTCTATGGCTGCTTCTACTTTTGCAGTTATTCCACCAATTGCTAAAACTTCTCCTCTAACTGAAAGTGAGCCAGTCATTGCTACATCTTGTCTTACTGGGAGTTGTTTTAGTGCAGAGATAATTGCTGTTGCTACAGCTATTGAAGCTGAGTCTCCTTCTACACCTTCGTGAGTTTGTAAGAATTGTACATAAATATCATATTTTTCTTTTATATCTTCACCATAATTCTTTAGAATAATTGCTGAAACGTTTTTTACTGCTTCTTTTGCTATTGCACCTAATTTTCCTGTTGCAATAAACTCTGTTCTTTTTCCACCCGGAGTAATTTCTGATTCTATGGGTAAAACTATTCCTGAGTAAGCTGCGCCAGAACCAATTACTGCGAGGCCGTTAACACGCCCCACTAATTTTCCTTTTATTGAAATAACATTGTATTGTTTTTTGAGTGTGATATATTCGTCTGCCATTTGTTGTTCTAGAGTTCTTGCTAATTTCATTGCTTGTTGAACGTGTTGTTCTGTAACAAATTTACTTTTTGATTCTGTTGCTAAGTCTCCTGCGGCTCTAATTAAACCACCAAGTTCTCTTAATCTTAGTGTTAATTTATTTGCCATGCCTGCACGTTTTTTTGCTTCAGCAATAATATAATCAACTGCTTGTTTTGTGAAGTGTGGAATTTTTTGATCTTTGTTAACTTCTTGTGCAACGAAAAGAGCAAATTTCTTTCTATTTTGATGAGTGTCTGTAATAGTTGTGTTCATATAAATTTCATAACCATATCCTCTAATTCTTGATCTCAGTGCTGGATGCATATGTTGAATTGTTTCTACATTTCCAGATGCAACCATAACAAATTTACAAGGAACTGGTTCTGTTCTAACCATAGAACCTGAAGATCTTTCTGATTGTCCAGTAATAGAATATTTTCCTTCTTGCATAATTGTTAATAATTCTTGTTGTGATCTTGGCGAGAGAGTTGCAACTTCATCTACAAATAAAACTCCCTGATTTGCTTTGTGAATCATTCCAGGCATAACTCTTTCATGTGCTGGAGTTCCGAAACCACCTGTTTGTAAAGGATCATGAAGTACATCGCCAAGAAGTGCACCAGCATGTGCACCTGTTGCATCTATGAATGGTGCAGGGTCTGTCTTCTTATGAGTAATTAATGGTTTAGGTAGCATTGCAAGGCCACCAATTGATTTCATCATTCCTGGTCCACGAGTTAATAAGAAACTTCCAATAATAATTAACCACAAAATATTTCCTAGACCGCTTGTGATTACTAAAGGAATGTATTCTGAGTTTTTGAATGTTGTCCAGAGGAAATAGCCTACACCAATCATGAAAATTAAACCAATAAAGAATAAAAAGAATCTTCTAATTGCTACGCCTGATTCTAAAATCATTCTTGTTTTTGTAATTGTGTTTTGT contains:
- the lonB gene encoding ATP-dependent protease LonB, which encodes MEYKTTADLKVSSKIIDQIIGQEHAVEIVKKAAKQKRNVLLIGEPGTGKSMLAQALAELLTPSAHLEDVLCFPNETDPNNPKIKVFSAEEGQNTITKTRMILESGVAIRRFFLFFIGLIFMIGVGYFLWTTFKNSEYIPLVITSGLGNILWLIIIGSFLLTRGPGMMKSIGGLAMLPKPLITHKKTDPAPFIDATGAHAGALLGDVLHDPLQTGGFGTPAHERVMPGMIHKANQGVLFVDEVATLSPRSQQELLTIMQEGKYSITGQSERSSGSMVRTEPVPCKFVMVASGNVETIQHMHPALRSRIRGYGYEIYMNTTITDTHQNRKKFALFVAQEVNKDQKIPHFTKQAVDYIIAEAKKRAGMANKLTLRLRELGGLIRAAGDLATESKSKFVTEQHVQQAMKLARTLEQQMADEYITLKKQYNVISIKGKLVGRVNGLAVIGSGAAYSGIVLPIESEITPGGKRTEFIATGKLGAIAKEAVKNVSAIILKNYGEDIKEKYDIYVQFLQTHEGVEGDSASIAVATAIISALKQLPVRQDVAMTGSLSVRGEVLAIGGITAKVEAAIEAGIKEVIVPKANEKDISLSPELLKKIKITPVTTIHEVLAHSLEHKNKDKILSVFNKK
- a CDS encoding response regulator transcription factor, with the protein product MDKLDTSFEENVKIAFKKAKEHNFLLEKEIKADREAIISLINEFKLLREQIKTKDEPLVENNPILIKSKEVPQETRGSIHSFIHSLGIHSLNIQSEVNTIFKSLTKKEFLTFLTIYQLEEEGLKTTYTAIATKMNLSEGCIRTYITALFRKKAPITKVKQNNKIAVIAIQDSFKKLNIKDKLINLYYNLDPEQKTLDTMQTSSSEVTSLESQKTL
- a CDS encoding ACT domain-containing protein, with protein sequence MSDFALMAREHIEKHPLIRESLKRGLVNYSSLAREILEENGIVGKGFNAVKMACVRYAGEISDTNKNVHETLSQSKISVNNKRFVIHLDFDYYKTMDLLKDFEVEMFQGKNLTLVGNMEDLEKIKERIGMWRIAIEDCVEICFENSEDIENTPGVLSYLYGLFGEHGINIYETWSCYTDTRIIIDRKDVERMVGVLRW
- a CDS encoding DUF1931 domain-containing protein, whose translation is MADLLVVKAKIKDHAKGCNVAGDFAEALSDVVKVKIERACERAKANGRKTIQPKDL
- a CDS encoding arginine--tRNA ligase — translated: MNYKEKVIEVINGVAKKEYFSIEDVEIPANKEHGDFALPCFKLAKELKKSPIKIALDFVGEISKHGKKKIFDKVVAVGPYVNFFVPMQSMVEEVLTEAQKGDYGSKGIGKRKKILLEHTSSNPNAPLHLGRARNSLIGDSIKRILNFEQYDVKTHFFVNDVGKQIALLVMAVRAKELEKLDFNNILEAYIEINKQAEEDSQIEQGAFELLKSFEDGDKEVIKLFGDIVKVCVENQSKSLEEIGIKFDSFDYESKFLFNKKTDDVLNRLSKTKKLFKDREGRNVLNQDNEIELKNSMKSPVLVLTRKDGTSLYPLRDLVYTEEKMKSSDNNILILGEDQKLYFKQIVGALKLLGYGDKIPRVVNYSFILLDEGKMATRKGNVVLLGEFREKLLEKAKEELRKRYHNMDKKRLDELGKMIGYGALKYAILKVSPDKNVNFNWEHALSFDGESAPYIQYTHARACSILRKGRLNIKIADFKLIQTSKEKGLVKKIGEFKDIAEKACEELRPHIVAVYLYELSKLFNEFYSECQVINENKIITNTRMMIVNGFRNTVRNGLGLLGIDAPDEM